One Thermodesulfobacteriota bacterium DNA segment encodes these proteins:
- a CDS encoding GAF domain-containing sensor histidine kinase — MPASNAISPDALQRLEHQKELYVRALRNSSRELELKIEELSILRQLGHLFERSTRLEDLATHALPLFLQASQAHNASIMLLSPETGELNLLAAAGREDKQVAYFGLEGYPRRLFRLGEGLAGSCLSAGESLSAEDARADDRFLPGTGGVAVGSIACLPLFSRDAPLGVVNLSHPAPRSLDSRRLPVWTILASYLAVALSQALLFQDLREANRKLEERVRARTRSLERAKAEIARHNEGLQEAVHARTRELEQALEELQVQNARLEEANRVKDEFLNNINHELKTPLNAVIGYAGLLLRETAGGLTHEQRIDLELIEANGKHLQHILENIFSLKDIESGAVELEAVPTDLNELIHSAVASLQPRAREKGLELAFEPLDVPPLPLDPTLVRRVLFNLLDNAIKFSEQGNVTVSSRLAYRLPERPQEDCPPEKGGLAYAVVEVTDQGKGIHAEDVDRIFLKFHQGEAPTRKSEGGSGVGLTIAKNLVELHGGRIWVTSRAGRGSTFAFGIPYEAAPARRGA; from the coding sequence ATGCCGGCCAGCAACGCCATCAGCCCCGACGCCCTCCAGCGTCTGGAGCACCAGAAGGAGCTCTACGTCCGGGCCCTTCGCAACTCGTCCCGGGAGCTGGAGTTGAAGATCGAAGAGCTGAGCATCCTGCGCCAGCTCGGGCACCTCTTCGAGCGCTCGACCCGCCTGGAGGATCTGGCCACCCACGCGCTTCCCCTGTTTCTCCAGGCCTCCCAGGCCCACAACGCGTCGATCATGCTCCTGTCCCCGGAGACCGGGGAGCTCAACCTCCTGGCCGCCGCGGGCCGAGAGGACAAGCAGGTCGCCTACTTCGGGCTCGAAGGCTATCCGCGGCGGTTGTTTCGCCTGGGGGAGGGGCTGGCGGGGAGCTGCCTGTCCGCGGGCGAATCCCTGAGCGCAGAGGACGCCCGGGCCGACGACCGCTTCCTGCCGGGAACCGGCGGGGTGGCCGTTGGGAGCATCGCGTGCCTGCCCCTCTTCTCGCGGGACGCACCCCTGGGGGTGGTCAACCTCAGCCACCCGGCCCCCCGATCCCTGGACTCCCGGCGCCTGCCCGTGTGGACCATCCTGGCCAGCTACCTGGCGGTGGCCCTTTCCCAGGCGCTCCTCTTCCAGGATCTCCGGGAGGCCAACCGCAAACTCGAGGAACGGGTGCGCGCTCGCACGCGGAGCCTGGAGCGGGCCAAGGCCGAGATCGCCCGGCACAACGAGGGGCTCCAGGAGGCCGTCCACGCGCGCACCCGCGAGCTCGAGCAGGCGCTCGAAGAGCTCCAGGTCCAAAATGCGCGGCTGGAAGAGGCAAACCGGGTCAAGGACGAGTTCCTCAACAACATCAACCATGAGCTCAAGACCCCCCTGAACGCCGTCATCGGGTACGCGGGGCTCCTGCTCAGGGAGACGGCAGGAGGGCTGACCCACGAGCAGCGCATCGACCTGGAGCTGATCGAGGCCAACGGGAAGCACTTGCAGCATATCCTGGAGAACATCTTCTCCCTGAAGGACATCGAGAGCGGCGCGGTGGAGCTCGAAGCGGTCCCCACCGATCTCAACGAGCTCATCCACTCCGCCGTCGCATCGCTTCAGCCCCGGGCCCGGGAGAAGGGGCTGGAGCTCGCCTTCGAGCCCCTCGACGTGCCCCCCCTTCCCCTGGACCCCACCCTCGTGCGGCGGGTTCTCTTCAACCTGCTCGACAACGCCATCAAGTTCAGCGAGCAAGGGAATGTCACCGTCTCCAGCCGCCTGGCCTACCGCCTGCCCGAGCGCCCCCAGGAGGACTGCCCCCCCGAGAAGGGCGGCCTGGCCTACGCGGTGGTGGAGGTGACGGACCAGGGCAAGGGAATCCACGCGGAGGACGTGGACCGCATCTTCCTCAAATTCCACCAGGGCGAGGCCCCCACCCGGAAGAGCGAAGGAGGCTCGGGGGTGGGGCTCACCATCGCCAAGAACCTGGTGGAGCTCCACGGGGGCCGCATCTGGGTGACCAGCCGCGCCGGCCGGGGCAGCACCTTTGCCTTCGGCATCCCTTACGAAGCCGCGCCCGCCCGCCGCGGAGCCTGA
- a CDS encoding HDOD domain-containing protein produces the protein MPQAADRAFADRPLPALSAVVARLLALYAEKDYTPEQVAAVLEMDPGLSARVLRLANSAYFGFLGRVDSVQRSVVLLGEVTVQAVSLGTTLLRAWRGTRLPAPVEEVWVHSYVCGLMCRHAARLLPGQVLRAAPDALFLAGLLHDVGKILFLAEAGEGYGTDLEEAATAGELREREIARFGRDHAQAGAELLREWNLPSWLSALVGHHHAGELRAELQAALEVLAASHAVSRGTVPAQGEIVTPGIRAALAERQGRAREEAQEFYRAIS, from the coding sequence ATGCCCCAGGCCGCAGACCGCGCCTTCGCGGACCGTCCCCTCCCTGCCCTCTCGGCGGTGGTGGCCCGGCTCCTGGCTCTGTACGCGGAGAAGGACTACACCCCCGAGCAGGTGGCGGCGGTGCTCGAGATGGACCCCGGTCTGTCGGCCCGCGTCCTGCGATTGGCCAACTCGGCCTACTTCGGTTTCCTGGGCCGGGTGGACTCGGTGCAGCGCTCGGTGGTCCTGTTGGGGGAGGTCACCGTGCAGGCGGTTTCCCTGGGTACGACGCTCCTTCGGGCGTGGCGCGGTACCCGGTTGCCGGCGCCGGTGGAGGAGGTGTGGGTGCACTCCTACGTGTGCGGCCTCATGTGCCGCCACGCGGCGCGGCTCCTGCCGGGGCAGGTTCTCCGGGCCGCCCCCGACGCCCTGTTCCTGGCCGGCCTGCTCCACGACGTGGGAAAGATCCTGTTTCTGGCCGAGGCCGGGGAGGGCTACGGCACGGACCTGGAGGAGGCCGCCACCGCCGGGGAGCTCCGGGAGCGGGAGATCGCCCGCTTCGGGCGAGACCACGCCCAGGCGGGTGCGGAGCTGCTGCGAGAGTGGAACCTGCCCTCCTGGCTCTCGGCCCTGGTGGGCCATCACCACGCAGGTGAGCTGCGGGCCGAGCTCCAGGCTGCCCTGGAGGTTCTCGCCGCTTCCCACGCCGTCTCCCGGGGAACGGTGCCGGCCCAGGGCGAGATCGTGACCCCGGGCATCCGGGCGGCTCTCGCGGAGCGCCAGGGCCGGGCCCGGGAAGAAGCGCAGGAGTTCTACCGCGCCATCTCGTGA